In a genomic window of [Empedobacter] haloabium:
- a CDS encoding AAA family ATPase — protein sequence MTKEIKGLRLRFLGFFGPQKLPATVKFGPGLNVLYGASDTGKSFIVETIDFMLGGKPPLREITERQGYDRILLGIETLAGDTFTISRSADGGSFLLYTGLHEVPPGVEVEAQVLSEVHSDRNASNLSSFLLDQSGLTGKRVRKNARNETNSLSFRNIARLMIVTETEITQQRSPLLDGNYTADTANTSTFKLLLTGVDDSALVSTAARGPEELSREAQIQLLDQLLDDYRDRLKEVAKQPDELATQLQKIEASLNQHAQQLNSTEVAFQEAAKRRRELRKKLEEGRDRRNEIEGLIERFSLLDQHYVSDIERLQAIEEGGTLFGVLEMNICPLCGSEPSHGRSNTACEGNTEAVVEAARQEINKIEVLRAELALTMRDLLREGANFDRRMPTIMQELEQLSESVDGLLSPKLAKLRATYSDFSDKRAEVREGLALYATVQDMERRRASLEGAQEGGDKAQAGSGDVSTAAAAGFAKSVEEILTDWHFPEAGQVFFDPKARDLVIAGKPRGARGKGLRAITHAAFTLGLLSYCRSNGTPHPGFAILDSPLLAYREPDGKEDDLRGTDLKEQFYDYLLSLPEDQQVIVVENTDPPDTIKTLEQVQMFSKNPHSGRYGLFPYEANTAVRQDG from the coding sequence GTGACAAAGGAAATCAAAGGCCTCCGGCTACGCTTTCTGGGTTTTTTTGGACCCCAGAAGCTACCTGCAACTGTGAAGTTCGGGCCCGGTTTGAATGTTCTGTATGGAGCGTCGGACACCGGCAAGTCATTTATTGTCGAGACAATCGACTTCATGCTGGGCGGAAAGCCACCTTTGCGCGAGATTACCGAGCGACAGGGTTATGACCGCATTTTACTCGGCATAGAAACGCTGGCGGGGGATACGTTCACAATCAGCCGAAGCGCTGATGGCGGTAGCTTCCTTTTGTATACGGGGTTACATGAGGTGCCCCCCGGTGTCGAAGTCGAAGCCCAAGTACTGTCGGAAGTTCATAGTGACCGCAACGCTTCCAATCTCTCTTCTTTCCTGCTCGACCAATCTGGCCTCACTGGTAAGCGGGTGCGCAAAAACGCGCGGAATGAGACGAACAGTCTTAGCTTTCGAAATATCGCCAGGCTAATGATCGTCACCGAAACCGAGATCACGCAGCAGCGCTCGCCTCTTTTAGACGGCAACTACACCGCCGATACAGCCAATACGTCGACGTTCAAGTTATTGCTAACCGGTGTTGACGATTCTGCACTGGTCAGCACGGCCGCTCGTGGGCCTGAGGAGCTTTCGCGTGAAGCGCAGATACAACTCCTCGATCAGCTGCTCGATGACTATAGAGACCGGCTCAAGGAAGTTGCAAAACAGCCCGATGAGCTTGCTACTCAACTTCAGAAGATCGAAGCGTCCTTAAACCAGCATGCTCAGCAGTTAAACTCAACTGAGGTGGCGTTCCAAGAGGCTGCGAAACGGCGCCGTGAGTTGCGAAAAAAACTCGAAGAGGGGCGCGATCGTCGAAACGAAATTGAAGGCCTCATAGAACGCTTTAGCCTGTTAGATCAGCACTATGTCTCGGACATTGAACGTCTTCAGGCTATCGAGGAAGGCGGCACTCTATTCGGTGTTTTGGAGATGAACATTTGCCCGCTCTGTGGTTCAGAGCCATCACACGGTCGTAGTAATACTGCCTGTGAAGGAAATACAGAGGCGGTTGTTGAGGCTGCCAGGCAAGAGATTAACAAGATCGAAGTGTTACGTGCGGAACTGGCATTGACGATGCGGGATTTGTTGCGCGAGGGAGCGAACTTCGACCGAAGAATGCCGACTATCATGCAGGAGTTGGAGCAGCTATCCGAGTCAGTGGACGGCCTACTGTCACCGAAGCTCGCAAAGCTGCGAGCGACATATTCCGATTTTAGCGATAAGCGGGCTGAAGTACGTGAAGGGCTGGCACTTTACGCGACGGTCCAAGATATGGAGCGCAGACGGGCAAGTCTTGAAGGTGCCCAAGAGGGCGGAGACAAGGCTCAGGCAGGTAGCGGAGACGTCTCGACCGCTGCAGCCGCTGGATTCGCGAAGAGTGTTGAGGAAATTCTCACCGACTGGCATTTCCCGGAAGCGGGACAAGTCTTTTTTGACCCTAAAGCTCGTGACCTGGTGATCGCCGGGAAGCCACGCGGTGCCCGTGGAAAGGGCCTTCGCGCCATCACACATGCGGCTTTCACCTTGGGCTTGCTTTCATACTGTCGATCCAACGGGACACCACACCCAGGATTTGCCATCCTTGACTCCCCACTTCTGGCTTACCGAGAGCCAGATGGAAAAGAGGATGACTTACGAGGTACCGACCTGAAGGAACAGTTCTATGACTATCTGCTATCGCTCCCGGAGGATCAGCAGGTAATTGTCGTTGAAAATACGGATCCTCCCGATACAATTAAGACCCTAGAGCAGGTTCAGATGTTCAGCAAAAACCCACATAGCGGACGGTATGGATTGTTTCCGTATGAAGCCAATACCGCCGTTCGGCAAGATGGATAG
- a CDS encoding ABC-three component system middle component 2 has translation MDSILRQDKRPATFNGPLEAGIRAVALLGAAFPQTYDLQRLVALDFLLVHTGDVGGPESLHPPTPHRSAELLVRRGLVEDALLLMMTRDLVQRQAAPDGFKYSAGENAVMFLDTLSGRYLRALKERASWLVATFGHHSDQEFRAVMRRFFDDWVEEFQHIEPSTGGKQ, from the coding sequence ATGGACTCAATCCTAAGGCAAGATAAGCGTCCCGCCACGTTCAACGGTCCTTTGGAGGCCGGTATTCGGGCTGTTGCTCTACTGGGTGCTGCCTTCCCCCAAACCTACGATTTGCAGCGCTTGGTTGCTCTCGACTTTCTTCTGGTTCACACCGGTGACGTCGGAGGACCTGAAAGTCTTCATCCACCTACGCCACACCGTTCCGCAGAGCTGTTGGTAAGACGCGGGTTGGTAGAGGATGCTTTGCTGCTAATGATGACGCGGGACTTGGTACAACGACAGGCGGCGCCAGATGGGTTCAAGTACAGCGCCGGGGAGAATGCTGTGATGTTCTTGGACACTCTGTCTGGCCGCTATCTACGTGCATTGAAGGAGCGTGCTTCATGGCTTGTCGCAACATTCGGACACCATTCGGACCAGGAGTTTCGTGCGGTAATGCGTCGCTTCTTCGACGATTGGGTTGAAGAATTTCAACACATTGAGCCAAGCACGGGAGGCAAGCAGTGA
- a CDS encoding ABC-three component system protein encodes MSTDWTDIPEPAPLSSVTAATVVHGPVIPPQQQLLLYSPDQWEDFVQEWAHFCLKQQYIKVQRFTGSGDRGVDIAGFTDAKKLQGVWDNYQCKHYDNALRPTNVWVEIGKIVWYSFKKEYTPPRRYYFVAPKGVGTSLAALLSDASKLRDELNANWEKYVRKEITKTQEVVLDASLLAYVNAFDFSIFDAKTSLQLVEEHRASPVHAARFGGGLKARPDAAKPPAVIKTDESRYVTQLLNAYAEHIGQPVSDPSALASAPKLRDHFHRQREAFYHAESLRVFARDSVPAGTFESLQDDIYDGVVDTHDATHQDGYARVCAVTKAARELQITANPLITCTKPKDRDGMCQQLANEDRLQWTQS; translated from the coding sequence ATGAGTACAGACTGGACCGACATCCCTGAGCCTGCACCATTGTCATCAGTGACCGCAGCAACTGTGGTGCATGGTCCGGTGATTCCACCACAGCAGCAACTTCTCCTGTACTCACCTGATCAGTGGGAAGACTTTGTACAGGAATGGGCGCATTTCTGCTTGAAACAGCAATATATTAAAGTACAGCGGTTCACCGGTTCTGGTGATCGAGGTGTGGACATCGCCGGTTTTACCGATGCGAAAAAATTGCAAGGTGTCTGGGATAATTACCAGTGCAAGCATTATGACAATGCACTTCGACCTACGAACGTTTGGGTAGAGATTGGTAAGATCGTTTGGTACTCGTTCAAAAAAGAATACACACCGCCGAGGCGTTACTACTTCGTAGCACCGAAGGGGGTAGGCACATCTCTCGCTGCCCTTCTTTCAGATGCTTCGAAGCTTCGTGATGAGCTTAATGCGAACTGGGAGAAGTACGTCCGAAAGGAAATCACGAAGACCCAAGAAGTGGTGCTCGACGCATCGCTCCTTGCGTATGTAAATGCATTTGACTTCTCGATTTTTGACGCCAAAACATCGCTACAGCTCGTTGAGGAACATCGAGCATCGCCGGTTCATGCGGCTCGTTTTGGCGGCGGACTGAAGGCTCGCCCTGATGCTGCGAAGCCGCCCGCAGTGATTAAGACTGACGAGAGTCGCTACGTCACCCAACTACTCAATGCTTATGCTGAACATATTGGTCAGCCGGTTTCGGATCCATCGGCACTGGCATCGGCACCGAAGTTGAGGGATCATTTCCATCGCCAGCGTGAGGCGTTTTATCACGCAGAGTCACTTCGAGTGTTCGCCCGTGACTCCGTTCCTGCGGGAACATTCGAGTCGCTGCAAGACGACATTTATGACGGCGTCGTCGATACACATGACGCAACTCATCAGGACGGTTATGCACGAGTGTGTGCGGTTACCAAGGCTGCTCGTGAACTTCAGATTACGGCGAACCCCTTAATCACCTGCACGAAGCCCAAGGATCGGGACGGCATGTGTCAACAGCTTGCGAATGAGGATCGACTGCAATGGACTCAATCCTAA
- the glmS gene encoding glutamine--fructose-6-phosphate transaminase (isomerizing), whose product MCGIVGAVAQRNITPILIEGLKRLEYRGYDSCGVALHVDGKLQRSRSTSRVADLEKQVQEVNMQGFTGIAHTRWATHGAPASHNAHPHFSPNADNARIALVHNGIIENHDELRAELQQLGYVFQSQTDTEVIAHLVEHMYNGDLFDTVQQAVKRLHGAYAIAVFSREEPHRVVAARQGSPLIVGLGKGENFVASDAMALAGTTDQIIYLEEGDVVDLQLGRTWIVDVNGRQVEREVKTVHAHTGAAELGPYRHFMQKEIFEQPRVVGDTLEGVTGIMPELFGDGAHRVFKDIDRVLVLACGTSYYAGLTAKYWIESIAKIPVSVEIASEYRYRDSVPHPNTLVVTISQSGETADTIAALKHARSLGMEHTLTICNVATSAMVRECKLAYITRAGVEVGVASTKAFTTQLAALFLLTLSLAQVNGRLSDEEEAGHMKAMRHLPSAISAVLALEPQIIAWAEEFARKENALFLGRGMHYPIALEGALKLKEISYIHAEAYPAGELKHGPLALVTEEMPVVTIAPNDALLEKLKSNMQEVRARGGQLYVFTDVDSRITSGDGLHVIRLPEHYGCLSPILHVVALQLLAYHTALARGTDVDKPRNLAKSVTVE is encoded by the coding sequence ATGTGCGGCATTGTCGGCGCGGTAGCGCAACGGAACATCACCCCGATCCTGATCGAAGGCCTGAAGCGTCTCGAATACCGCGGCTACGACTCGTGCGGCGTTGCGCTGCACGTGGACGGCAAGCTGCAGCGCTCGCGCAGCACGTCGCGCGTGGCCGACCTGGAAAAGCAGGTCCAGGAAGTCAACATGCAAGGTTTCACCGGCATCGCCCACACGCGCTGGGCCACCCACGGCGCGCCGGCGTCGCACAACGCCCACCCGCACTTCTCGCCCAACGCCGATAACGCCCGCATCGCGCTGGTGCACAACGGCATCATCGAAAACCATGACGAGCTGCGCGCCGAGCTGCAGCAGCTGGGTTACGTATTCCAGAGCCAGACCGACACGGAAGTGATCGCCCACCTGGTCGAGCACATGTATAACGGCGACCTGTTCGACACCGTCCAGCAGGCGGTGAAGCGTCTGCATGGTGCCTATGCGATCGCCGTGTTCAGCCGCGAGGAACCGCACCGCGTGGTGGCGGCGCGCCAGGGCTCGCCGCTGATCGTCGGCCTGGGCAAGGGCGAGAACTTTGTCGCGTCCGACGCGATGGCGCTGGCCGGCACGACCGACCAGATCATCTACCTGGAAGAAGGCGACGTGGTCGACCTGCAACTGGGCCGCACCTGGATCGTCGACGTCAACGGCCGCCAGGTCGAGCGCGAGGTGAAAACGGTGCACGCGCACACCGGCGCGGCCGAGCTGGGCCCGTACCGCCACTTCATGCAGAAGGAAATCTTCGAGCAGCCGCGCGTGGTCGGCGACACCTTGGAAGGCGTCACCGGCATCATGCCGGAACTGTTCGGCGACGGGGCCCATCGGGTTTTCAAGGATATTGATCGCGTGCTGGTGCTGGCCTGCGGCACGAGTTATTACGCGGGCCTGACGGCGAAGTACTGGATCGAATCGATCGCCAAGATTCCCGTCAGCGTGGAAATCGCCAGCGAATACCGCTATCGCGACAGCGTGCCGCACCCGAACACGCTGGTCGTGACGATCTCGCAATCGGGCGAAACGGCCGACACCATCGCCGCGCTGAAACACGCCCGCTCGCTGGGCATGGAGCACACGCTGACGATCTGCAACGTCGCCACCAGCGCGATGGTGCGCGAATGCAAGCTGGCGTATATCACCCGTGCCGGCGTCGAAGTGGGCGTGGCGTCCACCAAGGCCTTTACCACGCAGCTGGCGGCGCTGTTCCTGCTGACGTTGTCGCTGGCGCAGGTCAACGGCCGCCTGTCCGACGAGGAGGAAGCGGGCCACATGAAGGCGATGCGCCACCTGCCGTCGGCGATCTCCGCCGTGCTGGCGCTGGAGCCGCAGATCATCGCCTGGGCCGAGGAATTCGCCCGCAAGGAAAACGCCCTGTTCCTGGGCCGCGGCATGCATTACCCGATCGCGCTGGAAGGCGCGCTGAAGCTGAAGGAAATCTCGTACATCCACGCGGAAGCCTACCCGGCGGGCGAACTGAAGCACGGCCCGCTGGCGCTGGTGACGGAAGAAATGCCGGTCGTCACAATCGCCCCGAACGACGCGCTGCTGGAAAAGCTGAAGTCGAACATGCAGGAAGTGCGCGCCCGAGGCGGCCAGCTGTACGTCTTCACGGACGTCGACTCGCGCATCACGTCGGGCGACGGCCTGCACGTCATCCGCCTGCCGGAGCACTACGGTTGCCTGTCGCCGATCCTGCACGTCGTCGCACTGCAGTTGCTGGCGTATCACACCGCGCTGGCGCGGGGCACGGACGTCGATAAGCCGCGCAATCTGGCGAAGTCGGTGACGGTGGAGTAA
- a CDS encoding Lrp/AsnC family transcriptional regulator, with protein MDQSPLLDDVDRRILNALQQNAALTNAELAQLVHVSAPTCLRRVKQLRDSGVIEREVAIVAPAKVGTQLTAIVEITLDVQAADRMAEFEAHVAAEPAVLQCYRVSPGPDFVLIVQVTDMPAYHALAHRLFTSHVNVRNVKAYFSTHRSKFETRIPV; from the coding sequence ATGGATCAATCACCGCTACTGGATGACGTCGACCGCCGCATCCTGAATGCCCTGCAGCAGAACGCCGCGCTGACCAATGCTGAGCTGGCGCAACTGGTGCACGTGTCCGCGCCCACCTGCCTGCGCCGCGTCAAGCAACTGCGCGACAGCGGCGTGATCGAGCGCGAGGTGGCCATCGTCGCGCCCGCCAAAGTGGGTACGCAGCTGACCGCCATCGTCGAGATCACGCTGGACGTGCAGGCGGCCGACCGCATGGCCGAGTTCGAAGCGCACGTGGCGGCCGAGCCCGCCGTGCTGCAGTGCTACCGGGTCTCGCCCGGCCCGGATTTCGTGCTGATCGTCCAGGTGACGGACATGCCGGCCTATCATGCGCTGGCACACCGGCTGTTCACCAGCCACGTCAACGTGCGCAACGTGAAGGCGTATTTCTCCACGCACCGCAGCAAGTTCGAGACGCGCATTCCCGTGTAA
- a CDS encoding ACP phosphodiesterase, with protein MNYLAHITLARHSDRAMVGAMLGDFVKANDVDNYPPEIAREITLHRLIDSYTDSHPAVVASRELFGAGRRRYAGIVLDVFYDYLLSRDWALYCAVPREALIARFYGALTRHEATLPARLREMLPYLIEQDWLGGYASFEGVAHTVARVSRRLSRNGHLLREGIDDLIVHRDTIARGFDRFFPELVAFATARRAELAAVDKLSTYPLTSLS; from the coding sequence ATGAACTACCTGGCCCATATCACCCTGGCCCGCCACAGCGACCGCGCGATGGTGGGCGCCATGCTGGGCGACTTCGTCAAGGCAAACGACGTCGACAACTATCCACCGGAGATCGCGCGCGAGATCACGCTGCACCGGCTGATCGACAGCTATACGGACAGCCATCCCGCAGTGGTGGCGTCACGGGAATTGTTCGGCGCGGGCCGGCGCCGCTACGCCGGCATCGTGCTGGACGTCTTTTACGATTACCTGCTGAGCCGAGACTGGGCGCTATATTGCGCGGTGCCGCGCGAGGCACTGATCGCCCGGTTCTACGGGGCGCTGACGCGGCACGAGGCCACGCTGCCGGCGCGGCTGCGCGAGATGCTGCCGTACCTGATCGAGCAGGACTGGCTGGGTGGATATGCGTCGTTCGAAGGGGTGGCGCATACGGTGGCGCGGGTGTCGCGGCGCCTGAGCCGCAACGGCCACCTGCTGCGCGAAGGTATCGACGACCTGATCGTGCATCGTGACACCATCGCGCGTGGCTTCGACCGGTTCTTCCCGGAGCTGGTCGCCTTTGCGACGGCACGCCGGGCCGAACTGGCCGCTGTGGACAAGCTGTCTACTTATCCACTTACTTCTTTGTCTTGA
- the glmU gene encoding bifunctional UDP-N-acetylglucosamine diphosphorylase/glucosamine-1-phosphate N-acetyltransferase GlmU yields the protein MNVVILAAGMGKRMQSALPKVLHPLAGKPLLSHVIDTARSLAPAKLCVIYGHGGAAVLAALDSHKAQGGIDISAALQEPQLGTGHAVMQALPVLDDVAPTLVLYGDVPLTTAASLRALVDAAGQDKLGILTVVQDDPFGLGRIVRQDGRIVRIVEEKDANDEERQIREINSGIMCIPTARLKAWLGKLQNNNAQGEYYLTDIVAQAVADGVEVVSAHPSGEWEVLGVNSKVQLAQLERIHQANLARALLEKGVTVMDPARIDIRGELVCGRDVTIDVGCVFEGKVELADGVTIGAHSVLVNAKIAAGAQIKPFCHIEQAVVGPASVIGPYARLRPGTELGEDVHVGNFVEIKNSQVAAHSKANHLAYVGDATVGSRVNIGAGTITCNYDGANKFRTIIEDDAFIGSDSQLVAPVTVGAGATIGAGTTLTKNAPAGKLTISRPKQMTIDSWQRPVKTKK from the coding sequence ATGAACGTTGTCATCCTCGCTGCCGGCATGGGCAAACGCATGCAATCGGCTCTGCCCAAAGTGCTGCATCCCCTGGCCGGCAAGCCCTTGCTGTCGCACGTCATCGATACCGCGCGCAGCCTTGCTCCGGCCAAATTATGTGTCATCTATGGGCATGGCGGCGCCGCGGTGCTCGCTGCTCTGGACAGCCACAAGGCGCAAGGCGGCATCGACATTTCCGCCGCGCTGCAGGAACCGCAGCTGGGCACGGGGCATGCCGTCATGCAGGCGCTGCCCGTGCTGGACGACGTCGCCCCCACCCTGGTGCTGTACGGCGACGTGCCGCTGACGACGGCGGCCTCGCTGCGCGCGCTGGTGGACGCCGCGGGCCAGGACAAGCTGGGCATTCTCACCGTGGTGCAGGACGATCCGTTCGGCCTGGGCCGCATCGTGCGGCAGGATGGCCGGATCGTCCGCATCGTCGAGGAAAAGGATGCCAACGACGAGGAACGCCAGATCCGCGAGATCAACTCCGGCATCATGTGCATCCCGACGGCGCGCCTGAAGGCCTGGCTGGGCAAGCTGCAGAACAATAATGCGCAAGGCGAGTATTACCTGACCGACATCGTCGCGCAGGCCGTGGCCGATGGCGTCGAGGTCGTCTCCGCCCATCCGTCGGGCGAATGGGAAGTACTGGGCGTCAACAGCAAGGTGCAGCTGGCCCAGCTCGAGCGCATCCACCAGGCCAACCTGGCCCGCGCGCTGCTGGAAAAAGGCGTGACGGTGATGGACCCGGCCCGCATCGATATTCGCGGCGAGCTGGTGTGCGGGCGCGACGTGACGATCGACGTCGGCTGCGTGTTCGAAGGCAAAGTCGAGCTGGCCGACGGCGTCACGATCGGCGCGCACAGCGTGCTGGTCAACGCGAAGATCGCCGCCGGCGCCCAGATCAAGCCGTTCTGTCATATCGAACAGGCCGTCGTCGGCCCGGCATCGGTCATCGGCCCGTACGCGCGCCTGCGCCCCGGCACGGAGCTGGGCGAGGATGTTCACGTCGGCAACTTTGTCGAGATCAAGAACAGCCAGGTCGCCGCGCACAGCAAGGCCAATCACCTGGCCTACGTGGGTGACGCCACGGTCGGGTCGCGCGTCAACATCGGCGCCGGCACGATCACCTGCAACTACGACGGTGCCAACAAGTTCCGCACGATCATCGAGGACGACGCCTTCATCGGCAGCGACAGCCAGCTGGTGGCACCCGTTACCGTGGGCGCCGGCGCGACGATCGGCGCCGGCACGACGCTGACGAAAAACGCGCCGGCGGGCAAGCTGACGATCTCGCGTCCCAAGCAGATGACGATCGATAGCTGGCAGCGCCCCGTCAAGACAAAGAAGTAA
- a CDS encoding DUF6279 family lipoprotein yields the protein MQKFSTQTIRTWSILAVLVLLAACSSLKLAYNNGDTLLYWWLDNYVDFEDDQRAEVKKDIDNLFRWHRKTQLQDYIHVLQKAQRQLQGNPTPADLLADYNDVRARTQALLLKAAPDIADLALSLKPEQLEQMEKKFAKNNAEFRKKNMKGDKDDQNKYRYKKSMEQFELWFGNFSGEQKDIIRQASDARPLDNNIWLDERMRRQRNVLALARRIVEEKPPREQAIAQIQALIRDTFSRLDNSERKPFFDAYTNSTIELVHTVIRIATPEQKAHAHKRMQGWIQDFSALAAEAK from the coding sequence ATGCAAAAGTTTAGCACGCAGACAATTCGCACGTGGAGCATCCTGGCCGTCCTGGTCCTGCTGGCCGCGTGCAGTTCGCTGAAGCTGGCCTACAACAACGGCGATACGCTGCTGTATTGGTGGCTCGACAACTATGTCGACTTCGAGGACGACCAGCGTGCCGAGGTCAAGAAGGACATCGACAACCTGTTCCGCTGGCACCGCAAGACCCAGCTGCAGGACTACATCCACGTGCTGCAAAAGGCCCAGCGCCAGTTGCAGGGCAACCCGACCCCGGCCGACCTGCTGGCCGACTACAACGACGTGCGGGCCCGCACCCAGGCGCTCTTGCTGAAGGCCGCGCCGGACATCGCCGACCTGGCGCTGTCGCTCAAGCCCGAACAGCTGGAACAGATGGAAAAGAAATTCGCCAAGAACAATGCGGAGTTTCGCAAGAAGAACATGAAAGGCGACAAGGACGACCAGAACAAGTACCGCTACAAGAAATCGATGGAGCAGTTCGAACTGTGGTTCGGCAACTTCAGCGGCGAACAGAAGGACATCATCCGCCAGGCCTCGGACGCGCGTCCGCTCGACAACAATATCTGGCTGGACGAGCGCATGCGCCGCCAGCGCAACGTGCTGGCGCTGGCGCGCCGGATCGTCGAGGAAAAGCCACCGCGCGAGCAGGCCATCGCGCAGATCCAGGCGCTGATCCGGGACACCTTCAGCCGCCTCGACAATTCCGAACGCAAGCCATTCTTCGACGCCTACACCAACAGCACGATCGAATTGGTGCACACGGTGATCCGCATCGCCACGCCGGAACAGAAGGCCCACGCGCACAAGCGCATGCAGGGCTGGATCCAGGACTTCTCGGCGCTGGCGGCCGAAGCCAAGTAA
- the rsmD gene encoding 16S rRNA (guanine(966)-N(2))-methyltransferase RsmD has product MQKKKPAKVPVHGPQHSKQVRIIGGDWKRTPLPVLEALGLRPTPDRVRETVFNWLRHLQGDWNGAQVLDLFAGSGALGFEAASRGAQLVTMVDANTAIVRQLEAIKDKLKAANVTIQRGDALAMAQALAARGQRYDVIFLDPPYQQDLLARTLPLCLPLLKEDGLVYAEAELALTGDDAPDWLAGWEVVRCDKAGMVHFHLLRRRPA; this is encoded by the coding sequence ATGCAGAAGAAGAAGCCCGCCAAAGTCCCCGTCCACGGTCCCCAGCACAGCAAGCAGGTACGCATCATCGGCGGCGACTGGAAACGCACGCCGCTGCCCGTGCTGGAAGCGCTGGGCCTGCGGCCGACGCCCGACCGGGTGCGCGAGACCGTCTTCAACTGGCTGCGCCACCTGCAGGGCGACTGGAACGGGGCCCAGGTGCTGGACCTGTTTGCCGGCAGCGGCGCGCTGGGCTTCGAAGCGGCCAGCCGCGGCGCCCAGCTCGTCACGATGGTCGACGCCAACACGGCCATCGTGCGCCAGCTGGAAGCCATCAAGGACAAGCTGAAGGCGGCCAATGTCACGATCCAGCGCGGCGATGCGCTGGCCATGGCGCAGGCGCTGGCCGCGCGCGGCCAGCGTTACGACGTCATCTTCCTGGACCCGCCCTACCAGCAGGACCTGCTGGCGCGCACCCTGCCGCTGTGCCTGCCGCTGCTGAAGGAGGACGGCCTGGTCTACGCCGAGGCCGAGCTGGCGCTGACGGGCGACGACGCGCCGGACTGGCTGGCAGGCTGGGAGGTGGTGCGTTGCGACAAAGCCGGCATGGTGCACTTCCACCTGCTGCGCCGGCGCCCGGCCTGA
- the coaD gene encoding pantetheine-phosphate adenylyltransferase translates to MVVAVYPGTFDPLTRGHEDLVRRASGLFDKLVVGVADSQNKHPFFSLEERLEIANEVLGHYPNVKVEGFSGLLKDFVRDHDARVIVRGLRAVSDFEYEFQMAGMNRYLLPDVETLFLTPSDQYQFISGTIVREIAQLGGDVSKFVFPSVDRWLQKKIAANKTA, encoded by the coding sequence ATGGTTGTAGCCGTTTATCCGGGAACGTTCGATCCGCTGACCCGTGGTCACGAGGATCTGGTGCGCCGCGCGTCGGGGCTGTTCGACAAGCTGGTCGTCGGCGTGGCCGACAGCCAGAACAAGCATCCGTTCTTCTCCCTCGAGGAACGCCTCGAGATCGCCAACGAGGTGCTGGGCCATTATCCGAACGTCAAGGTGGAAGGCTTTTCCGGCCTGCTGAAGGACTTCGTGCGCGACCATGACGCGCGCGTGATCGTGCGCGGCCTGCGCGCCGTGTCCGACTTCGAATACGAGTTCCAGATGGCGGGCATGAACCGCTACCTGCTGCCCGATGTCGAGACGCTGTTCCTGACCCCGTCCGACCAGTACCAGTTCATCTCGGGCACGATCGTGCGCGAGATCGCCCAGCTGGGCGGCGACGTGTCGAAATTCGTGTTCCCTTCGGTGGACCGCTGGCTGCAGAAGAAGATCGCGGCCAACAAGACTGCATAA
- a CDS encoding YfhL family 4Fe-4S dicluster ferredoxin: MALMITDDCINCDVCEPECPNDAIYMGPEIYEIDPNKCTECVGHFDEPQCQQVCPVACIPFNPAWRESKDELHAKYERLQATKAA; the protein is encoded by the coding sequence ATGGCTTTGATGATTACCGACGACTGCATCAATTGCGACGTCTGCGAGCCCGAGTGCCCGAACGACGCGATCTACATGGGTCCGGAGATTTACGAGATCGACCCGAACAAATGCACCGAATGCGTCGGCCATTTCGACGAGCCGCAGTGCCAACAGGTCTGCCCGGTCGCGTGCATTCCGTTCAACCCTGCCTGGCGCGAGTCGAAAGACGAGCTGCACGCCAAGTACGAGCGCCTGCAGGCCACCAAGGCCGCCTGA